In Daucus carota subsp. sativus chromosome 4, DH1 v3.0, whole genome shotgun sequence, one DNA window encodes the following:
- the LOC108192290 gene encoding M phase phosphoprotein 10, with product MTTTAPPNDAVPSLGNVLDRLKSTAPPLFLSPSPELAESARSASKHLFNLLKPYAPKSPFDSLLTDGFDAEQIWQQIDLQTQPLLSSLRRDVKRFERDEGEIRGFFQVEKERENVDVERESEEVERESESEEEDELELSELESEEEEERDGEGEGVEDKFLKIKELEEYMEDDEAREYGVKKTKKKQNDELVDDDDEEIDEDDDDEDDELGLLGVDVGEDDEDDIRYEDFFGSQKKAAPKKKSKRDDKFDDTDSADEEMDVMNEDNKKGKTLSTYEKQLEKQRSKIEEMEKMNLEPKTWTMAGEVTAAKRPKNSALEVDLDFEHNVRPAPVITEEVTADIEELIKKRILEGSFDDVEKAPTLPSMAPKEIKDLDENKSKKGLGDIYADEYVQKTGLVSTALSFSDEQKKEASTLFKKLCLKLDALSHFHFTPKPVIEDMKIQTNVPALGMEEIAPLAVSDAAMLAPEEVFSGKGDIKEEAELTQAERKRRRANKKRKFKAEAVKRMGKKPRESTLQDGEGKDKL from the exons ATGACAACCACCGCTCCTCCAAACGACGCCGTTCCGAGCCTCGGCAACGTCCTGGACCGTTTAAAATCCACAGCGCCGCCTCTGTTCTTATCCCCATCGCCTGAACTCGCCGAGTCAGCTCGGTCCGCTTCAAAACATTTATTCAATCTTCTCAAACCCTACGCTCCTAAGTCGCCGTTTGATTCTCTGTTGACTGATGGATTTGATGCTGAGCAGATTTGGCAGCAGATTGACCTGCAGACTCAGCCTTTGCTTTCTAGTTTGCGTCGCGATGTGAAGCGGTTCGAGAGGGATGAGGGGGAGATTAGAGGCTTTTTTCAGgtggagaaagagagagagaatgtggatgtagagagagagagtgaggagGTGGAGAGAGAAAGCGAAAGCGAGGAAGAAGATGAATTGGAATTGAGTGAGTTAGAGAGTGAGGAAGAGgaggagagagatggagagggagagggagtgGAAGATAAGTTTTTGAAGATTAAGGAATTGGAGGAATATATGGAGGATGACGAGGCGAGGGAATACGGAGTTAAGAAGACGAAAAAGAAACAGAACGACGAacttgttgatgatgatgatgaggagatTGACGAGGATGACGACGATGAGGATGATGAG CTTGGACTCCTGGGAGTTGATGTTGGTgaggatgatgaggatgatatcAG GTATGAGGATTTTTTTGGAAGTCAAAAGAAGGCTGCTCCAAAGAAAAAATCCAAACGTGATGATAAATTTGATGACACTGACTCCGCTGACGAAGAAATGGATGTTATGAATGAGGATAATAAG AAAGGCAAAACTCTTTCGACTTATGAGAAGCAGCTTGAGAAACAGCGTTCTAAGATAGAGGAAATGGAGAAAATGAACTTGGAACCGAAAACTTGGACAATGGCAGGAGAG GTTACTGCTGCAAAAAGGCCGAAGAATAGTGCATTAGAGGTTGATCTTGATTTTGAGCACAATGTGAGACCTGCCCCTGTTATAACAGAGGAGGTTACTGCTGACATTGAAGAATTAATTAAGAAACGTATTCTTGAG ggGAGCTTTGATGATGTTGAGAAGGCTCCTACGTTGCCATCTATGGCACCAAAGGAAATCAAGGATCTG GACGAGAATAAGAGCAAGAAGGGGCTTGGTGACATTTATGCT GATGAATATGTCCAAAAGACTGGTTTGGTTTCAACAGCTTTATCCTTTTCAGATGAGCAAAAGAAGGAG GCAAGTACGTTGTTTAAGAAATTGTGCCTGAAgttagatgctctatctcatttCCATTTCACTCCAAAGCCG GTTATAGAAGATATGAAGATACAAACCAATGTTCCTGCTCTTGGTATGGAAGAG ATTGCACCCCTTGCAGTCTCTGATGCTGCTATGCTGGCTCCAGAGGAAGTATTTTCTGGAAAAGGAGATattaaagaagaagcagaattAACACAAGCCGAGAGAAAGAGAAGGAGAGCTAACAAAAAAAGGAAATTTAAAG CTGAAGCAGTTAAAAGGATGGGAAAGAAACCGCGTGAAAGTACATTGCAAGACGGCGAAG GAAAGGATAAATTGTGA